One region of Novipirellula artificiosorum genomic DNA includes:
- a CDS encoding transposase, translated as MEIIHKRALPHWYVSGAAYFVTYRIAGTLPISVIKELRERKQQLLARPPDCPDDGYRGYVNKLLFAAYEKHLDQMSDIDWLRDPRIASILRQNLYHHDSSKYHLHAYCIMPNHVHVLFTPCPLELVKHSNEEEHTVGETPDAGSPLSRIMHSLKSYTANQANKVMKRTGTFWQPESYDHWVRDDEELERIVFYIRGNPVSAGLVTRHQDWYWSSCHDRLLLDGDTSAWLP; from the coding sequence ATGGAGATCATTCACAAGCGAGCGTTGCCGCATTGGTATGTCTCCGGTGCGGCTTATTTCGTTACCTATCGAATTGCGGGCACGCTTCCGATCTCCGTGATTAAGGAATTGAGAGAACGTAAACAGCAACTCCTCGCTAGGCCACCGGATTGCCCCGACGACGGATACCGCGGGTACGTTAACAAACTCCTGTTCGCTGCATACGAAAAACATCTGGATCAGATGTCGGATATCGACTGGCTACGAGATCCCCGAATCGCTTCGATACTGCGACAAAATCTGTACCATCACGATAGCAGCAAATACCATCTTCACGCCTACTGTATTATGCCTAACCACGTCCACGTCTTGTTCACGCCGTGTCCGCTCGAATTAGTGAAGCATTCTAATGAAGAAGAACACACGGTCGGGGAGACTCCCGACGCCGGCAGCCCCTTGTCGAGAATCATGCACAGTCTGAAAAGCTATACAGCAAATCAAGCCAACAAAGTGATGAAACGTACCGGCACGTTCTGGCAACCGGAATCCTACGATCATTGGGTCCGAGATGACGAGGAATTGGAACGGATTGTGTTTTACATTCGCGGCAATCCCGTGAGTGCCGGCTTGGTGACTCGTCACCAGGACTGGTATTGGAGTTCATGTCACGACCGATTGCTGCTCGATGGCGACACATCGGCATGGCTTCCGTAG
- a CDS encoding sialidase family protein yields the protein MKRLYLLAFTGLACCCINGSADEPTSTRIVFQMRVIPEGVPLEGHAKDAKAYGYRIPSLVVTKKGSILAFTERRLGLHDHAQNDIVLKRSTDNGKSWSDEIVAFEDGMHSINDPLTVQLDNGRILLMFARFPYGRHARNAGWIKVADLGYDDPTTNVLTFLCHSDDDGLTWSKPVDISRQVKPPHLVNVNTPGAMIQLSKGPHKGRVITGLWGALPEEIDGERQWQVVVAYSDDNGETWKRTEPLKDESGKGFPNECQVAEAANGDIVLISRNQEGVNFRKKAISRDGGATWGPLNIDQGLPSVACMGSVVKGPVKADGSWDLWASFPSNTGRENGQIVVSKDNGQTWQIVKVIPGAFAYSVLQVSADQTCLLCFYEAANREERLIVIPFSVLM from the coding sequence ATGAAACGCCTTTATCTTCTGGCCTTCACCGGCCTTGCATGTTGTTGCATCAATGGATCAGCTGATGAACCAACTTCCACGCGAATCGTTTTCCAGATGCGAGTCATCCCTGAGGGTGTTCCTCTCGAAGGTCATGCGAAAGACGCGAAGGCGTACGGATATCGAATTCCGTCTTTGGTGGTCACGAAAAAGGGAAGCATTTTAGCGTTCACGGAACGGCGACTCGGCCTGCACGATCATGCTCAAAATGACATCGTCCTGAAACGCAGCACCGACAACGGCAAGTCATGGAGCGATGAGATCGTTGCCTTTGAAGATGGCATGCATTCGATCAACGATCCGTTGACGGTGCAACTTGACAATGGTCGCATTTTATTGATGTTCGCCCGTTTTCCTTACGGCAGGCACGCGAGAAACGCAGGTTGGATCAAGGTGGCTGATCTCGGATACGACGACCCGACGACGAACGTCCTGACCTTCCTTTGTCACAGCGACGACGATGGTTTGACTTGGAGCAAGCCAGTTGACATCAGTCGACAAGTCAAACCACCGCACCTCGTCAATGTGAACACTCCCGGCGCGATGATTCAATTGTCGAAAGGGCCACACAAGGGCAGAGTGATTACGGGACTTTGGGGAGCGTTGCCAGAAGAAATCGACGGAGAGCGTCAGTGGCAGGTTGTCGTCGCGTACAGCGATGACAACGGGGAAACGTGGAAGCGAACCGAACCGCTAAAGGACGAAAGTGGCAAAGGATTTCCGAACGAATGTCAGGTCGCCGAAGCCGCCAATGGCGATATCGTTTTGATCAGTCGCAATCAGGAGGGCGTGAATTTTCGCAAAAAGGCAATCAGTCGTGACGGCGGCGCAACATGGGGCCCACTGAACATCGATCAAGGCTTGCCCTCGGTCGCGTGTATGGGTTCTGTGGTTAAGGGGCCCGTGAAGGCGGACGGATCCTGGGATTTGTGGGCGTCGTTCCCCTCGAACACGGGTCGCGAAAACGGACAGATCGTGGTCTCGAAGGACAACGGCCAGACTTGGCAGATCGTGAAGGTCATTCCTGGAGCATTTGCCTATTCGGTTCTGCAGGTCTCAGCAGATCAAACCTGTCTGCTCTGCTTTTACGAAGCTGCCAACAGGGAAGAAAGACTGATTGTCATTCCCTTCAGTGTATTGATGTAG
- a CDS encoding GntR family transcriptional regulator yields the protein MEQTLAEKSYDYIRGKLASHDLPPGKRLVNRVLASEIGVSVIPVREAIHRLASEGFVDHVPGSGAFVRKTDPQDIDDLYVLRDALESCAAGEAARYITDHQLDELESILSKAEEIAQQISKRPKQHATKIQMNAWLDTERSFHQLVFEAARNQLLAKVAREQRAIGQIFDAQRDDPQLLTSDVALTTISGKRQLIDALRQRNHEKARKLMSQQIQRGRKEVLRHLRTTAKQ from the coding sequence ATGGAACAAACACTCGCCGAAAAATCGTACGATTACATCCGGGGTAAACTCGCGAGCCACGACCTGCCGCCGGGGAAGCGATTGGTCAATCGTGTTCTGGCCAGCGAGATTGGCGTTAGCGTGATACCCGTTCGTGAGGCCATTCATCGTTTGGCCAGCGAAGGATTTGTCGACCATGTCCCGGGCAGCGGCGCGTTCGTCCGAAAGACCGATCCTCAGGATATCGACGATCTCTACGTTTTGCGCGACGCACTGGAAAGCTGTGCAGCTGGCGAGGCCGCGCGGTACATCACCGACCATCAGCTGGACGAATTGGAGTCAATTCTGAGCAAAGCCGAAGAGATCGCCCAACAAATCTCCAAGAGGCCAAAGCAGCACGCAACCAAAATACAAATGAACGCGTGGTTGGACACCGAGCGAAGTTTCCACCAGCTCGTGTTTGAGGCTGCTCGAAATCAACTACTGGCGAAAGTTGCTCGAGAGCAGCGGGCAATCGGTCAGATTTTCGACGCCCAGCGCGATGACCCTCAGCTTTTGACATCTGATGTGGCGCTGACGACGATTTCAGGGAAACGCCAACTCATTGATGCGCTCCGACAACGAAATCACGAGAAAGCCCGGAAGCTGATGAGCCAGCAAATCCAGCGTGGCCGCAAGGAGGTGCTGAGGCACCTCAGGACGACGGCGAAGCAATAA
- the hemL gene encoding glutamate-1-semialdehyde 2,1-aminomutase — MSASKSTPNVQPAIGPKSVAAFERACSLMPGGVNSPARAFGAVGGSPLFIERAAGPHLFDLDGRRYLDYIGSWGPMILGHAHPEVVEAIVAATRRGTSYGAPTEAESGLAEQIIEAVPSIERVRLVNSGTEATMSAIRVARGVTGREKIIKFAGNYHGHVDSLLVAAGSSAATLGVPDSPGVTDGATRDTILLSYNDVQGLTETFQQHGQNIAALILEPVVGNMGCVIPTQDFLAAARSLTETAGTVLIFDEVMTGFRVAYGGAQQRFGITPDMTTLGKIVGGGMPLGAYGGRASIMDQVLPAGKIFQAGTLSGNPVAVAAGSTTLRLLKQNPPYEQLERLGNRLAEGLGKAASDAGIEHQVQQVGSMMTLFFNKHPINNWDDADRSDRAKFAQYFWGMIERGIYMPCSQFEALFFSQTHTEAMIDQTIIAASEVLAAIE, encoded by the coding sequence TTGTCCGCTTCAAAATCCACACCGAACGTCCAACCCGCAATCGGCCCGAAAAGCGTCGCCGCATTCGAGCGTGCTTGCTCGTTGATGCCCGGCGGCGTCAACAGCCCGGCTCGAGCTTTTGGAGCGGTGGGGGGGTCGCCACTGTTCATCGAACGTGCTGCGGGCCCCCATTTGTTCGATCTCGATGGACGACGCTACCTCGATTACATCGGTTCCTGGGGCCCCATGATTCTCGGTCACGCTCATCCGGAAGTGGTTGAGGCGATTGTGGCGGCCACAAGGCGCGGGACCAGCTATGGGGCGCCGACGGAGGCCGAATCGGGGCTGGCTGAGCAAATTATCGAAGCGGTGCCGAGTATTGAACGAGTCCGTTTGGTCAACAGTGGCACCGAGGCAACGATGAGTGCTATCCGAGTGGCGCGGGGGGTGACGGGAAGAGAGAAGATCATCAAGTTCGCTGGAAACTACCACGGCCATGTCGACAGCTTATTGGTGGCGGCTGGCAGCAGTGCTGCGACCCTTGGCGTTCCCGATTCGCCCGGTGTGACCGACGGCGCCACACGGGATACCATTTTGTTGTCCTACAACGATGTTCAAGGACTAACGGAAACCTTCCAGCAACACGGCCAAAACATCGCGGCGCTGATCTTGGAACCGGTGGTCGGCAACATGGGCTGTGTGATCCCGACGCAAGACTTTCTGGCTGCAGCGAGATCTTTGACCGAAACCGCTGGGACCGTGTTGATCTTTGACGAGGTGATGACCGGATTTCGTGTTGCCTATGGCGGGGCGCAGCAGCGTTTTGGGATCACGCCGGACATGACCACCCTTGGAAAGATCGTTGGTGGTGGGATGCCGCTTGGGGCTTACGGTGGCCGTGCGTCGATCATGGACCAAGTCCTTCCGGCCGGAAAGATCTTTCAAGCTGGCACGCTGAGTGGCAACCCTGTTGCGGTTGCGGCCGGAAGCACGACCTTGCGGCTGTTGAAACAGAACCCGCCTTACGAGCAACTCGAGCGACTCGGAAACCGATTGGCCGAGGGCTTAGGCAAGGCGGCTAGCGACGCCGGGATCGAGCACCAGGTGCAACAGGTCGGCAGCATGATGACCTTGTTCTTTAACAAGCATCCCATCAACAACTGGGACGATGCGGATCGCAGCGATCGAGCCAAGTTCGCACAGTATTTTTGGGGCATGATCGAGAGGGGAATCTACATGCCCTGCAGCCAATTTGAAGCCCTGTTCTTCAGCCAAACGCACACCGAGGCGATGATCGATCAGACGATCATCGCGGCATCCGAGGTCCTCGCGGCGATCGAGTGA
- the ppnP gene encoding pyrimidine/purine nucleoside phosphorylase has protein sequence MTLNVNEYFDGNVKSIGFENSEGRVTAGVMAAGDYEFGTSEKERMKVVCGELGVKLPGEAGFKSFPTGTEFRVAANQKFQLQVKQPTAYLCFYG, from the coding sequence ATGACCTTGAACGTAAACGAATACTTTGACGGCAACGTGAAATCGATCGGTTTTGAAAACTCCGAAGGTCGCGTGACTGCGGGGGTGATGGCAGCCGGCGACTATGAGTTTGGCACCAGCGAGAAGGAACGCATGAAGGTCGTTTGCGGAGAACTGGGGGTCAAATTGCCGGGCGAAGCCGGTTTTAAGTCCTTTCCGACGGGAACGGAATTCCGAGTTGCCGCGAACCAGAAGTTTCAACTGCAAGTGAAGCAACCCACCGCCTACTTGTGCTTCTACGGCTAG
- a CDS encoding FAD:protein FMN transferase: protein MSSLTVVRKLSLAACLLLSLVTAIAKAEPPKILTLRGRTMGTTYMVKVFDPPAWKADIAAEIDAELRSVNAQMSTYLKSSELSRFNSWDSTDWFPVSSQTAEVVEAAIDVSKATEGAFDVTVGPLVNLWSFGPDPKTRAVPDAATIATLRESVGYQNLSVRTNPPALKKATPSLKVDLSSIAKGHGVDRVINVLKDAGARNVFVEIGGEVRTIGDKGGVAWKVGIENPATAGLSNNGLSLAAAHPLTDEAMATSGDYRIFFEVEGKRYSHTIDPRSGRPIEHDLASVSVIAKTCMKADAWATAINVLGADAGLSAAQSQGLDVLMIRREGRRFSRVGTGSLAKYAVEDPVSEIEDSALGAQEMRPWLQRLMPTLIVTMIGFGIIISAMAVGVIFGGKSISGSCGGLGGKKNEDGSVSCSLCSNPSDACKELRDKMETETQNG from the coding sequence ATGTCCAGCCTAACGGTCGTTCGAAAGCTTTCGTTGGCTGCGTGTTTGCTTCTGTCCCTTGTGACAGCGATTGCCAAGGCCGAGCCGCCAAAAATCTTGACCCTTCGTGGCCGGACCATGGGGACAACCTACATGGTCAAGGTCTTTGACCCGCCGGCATGGAAAGCGGACATCGCCGCAGAGATCGATGCCGAACTGCGATCGGTCAATGCGCAAATGTCGACCTACCTCAAGTCGTCGGAGTTGAGCCGCTTTAATAGCTGGGATTCAACCGATTGGTTCCCAGTGAGTTCGCAGACGGCGGAGGTCGTTGAGGCGGCAATCGACGTATCCAAGGCGACCGAAGGGGCGTTTGATGTGACGGTCGGGCCGCTCGTCAACCTTTGGAGTTTTGGGCCGGACCCCAAGACACGCGCCGTCCCCGACGCTGCGACGATCGCCACGCTTCGTGAATCGGTTGGCTATCAAAACTTATCGGTTCGGACCAATCCGCCCGCATTGAAAAAAGCAACGCCTTCGCTGAAGGTCGATTTGTCGTCGATCGCCAAAGGGCACGGCGTTGACCGAGTCATTAACGTCCTGAAGGATGCTGGAGCAAGGAATGTTTTCGTTGAGATTGGCGGTGAAGTGCGAACCATCGGTGATAAGGGCGGTGTCGCGTGGAAAGTCGGCATCGAAAACCCAGCGACCGCGGGTCTTTCGAACAATGGATTGTCTTTGGCGGCGGCACATCCGTTAACCGATGAAGCAATGGCAACGTCGGGGGATTACCGCATTTTCTTTGAGGTCGAGGGGAAACGCTACTCACACACGATCGACCCTCGGTCCGGCCGACCTATCGAACACGATTTGGCTTCGGTCTCTGTGATCGCTAAAACCTGCATGAAAGCCGATGCCTGGGCCACCGCAATCAATGTTTTGGGCGCGGATGCGGGATTGTCGGCAGCCCAATCGCAGGGTTTGGACGTGTTGATGATCCGCCGTGAGGGTCGTCGGTTTAGTCGCGTCGGCACCGGGTCACTCGCAAAGTACGCTGTCGAAGATCCCGTTTCGGAGATCGAAGATTCCGCCTTGGGAGCCCAGGAAATGAGGCCATGGCTTCAGCGTTTGATGCCAACGTTGATCGTCACGATGATCGGGTTCGGTATCATTATCTCAGCGATGGCAGTCGGTGTAATCTTCGGCGGCAAATCGATCAGCGGATCGTGCGGCGGCCTCGGTGGCAAGAAGAACGAAGACGGCAGCGTCAGTTGTTCGCTTTGCAGCAATCCATCCGATGCCTGCAAGGAACTCCGCGATAAAATGGAAACGGAAACACAAAACGGCTGA
- the nqrF gene encoding NADH:ubiquinone reductase (Na(+)-transporting) subunit F — translation MGSTVFLGVAMFTIVVLALVLVILLAKSFLVASGPVKIMINHQKEVEVPAGGKLLGALAEAGVFVSSACGGGGTCAQCKVKIESGGGEILATEKGHISKKEASEGERLSCQVAVKQDMVVEVPPEAFDTQKWECTVRSNHNVATFIKEFVLELPEGAEVDFKAGGYIQIECPPHVVNYKDFVIEDRFREDWDKYDVWRYVSKVDEPVVRAYSMANYPGEKGIIMLNVRVASPPPRAPEGIPPGKMSSWIFGLKPGDKATISGPYGEFFIKDTESEMVYIGGGAGMAPLRSHIFELFKRQKTNRKVSYWYGGRSSRELFYVDHFREIEKEFPNFKFNIALSEPLPEDNWTGYRGFIHQVLLENYLSTHPAPEDIEYYICGPPMMNQAVFKMLDDLGVEPENIAYDDFGG, via the coding sequence ATGGGTTCCACCGTCTTCCTTGGCGTCGCGATGTTCACGATTGTGGTGCTCGCACTCGTGTTGGTCATTCTGCTTGCAAAGTCCTTCTTGGTCGCTTCGGGACCGGTCAAGATCATGATCAACCATCAGAAAGAAGTTGAAGTTCCAGCCGGCGGCAAACTGCTTGGGGCGCTCGCCGAAGCGGGTGTGTTTGTTTCGAGTGCATGCGGCGGTGGTGGCACCTGTGCTCAGTGTAAGGTCAAGATCGAATCCGGGGGCGGTGAAATCCTAGCGACCGAGAAAGGCCATATCAGCAAAAAAGAAGCGTCCGAAGGTGAACGGTTGAGCTGTCAAGTTGCAGTCAAACAAGACATGGTCGTCGAAGTGCCACCGGAGGCCTTTGATACACAGAAGTGGGAGTGCACCGTCCGCAGCAATCATAATGTTGCGACGTTCATCAAAGAATTCGTCTTAGAGCTTCCCGAAGGCGCCGAAGTGGACTTCAAAGCAGGTGGCTACATTCAAATTGAATGCCCGCCTCATGTTGTGAACTACAAGGACTTCGTCATCGAGGACCGGTTTCGTGAAGATTGGGACAAATACGACGTCTGGCGTTACGTGTCCAAGGTAGACGAACCGGTCGTGCGTGCCTATTCGATGGCCAACTATCCGGGTGAGAAAGGCATCATCATGCTGAACGTCCGCGTCGCATCACCGCCGCCGCGCGCCCCCGAAGGCATTCCGCCGGGAAAAATGAGCAGTTGGATTTTCGGTTTGAAGCCAGGTGATAAGGCAACGATCAGCGGACCGTATGGCGAGTTCTTCATCAAAGACACCGAATCGGAAATGGTTTACATCGGTGGCGGTGCGGGAATGGCTCCGCTGCGAAGCCACATTTTTGAGCTGTTCAAGCGTCAAAAAACAAATCGTAAAGTGTCTTACTGGTACGGTGGCCGGTCGTCTCGTGAATTGTTCTACGTGGATCATTTCCGCGAAATCGAAAAAGAGTTCCCGAACTTCAAATTCAACATCGCGCTGTCGGAACCTTTGCCCGAAGACAACTGGACCGGATACCGAGGATTCATTCACCAAGTGCTTTTGGAGAACTACCTTAGCACACACCCGGCCCCAGAAGACATTGAGTACTACATTTGTGGTCCACCCATGATGAATCAAGCTGTGTTCAAGATGCTTGATGATCTGGGCGTCGAACCAGAGAACATTGCCTATGACGATTTTGGTGGTTAG
- the nqrE gene encoding NADH:ubiquinone reductase (Na(+)-transporting) subunit E has protein sequence MVEHYLSILITAIFIENLALSFFLGMCTFLAISKNVKTAIGLGIAVIVIQAITVPANQLIYSFLLKKGALVWANSLIDPSTIDFSTVNLEFLSFISYIGVIAAMVQILEMTLDKFFPPLYNALGIFLPLITVNCAILGGSLFMEQRKYDFVEACFYGLGSGVGWALAIAALAGIREKMKYSDVPPPLRGLGITFITVGLMALAFMSFGGIQL, from the coding sequence ATGGTTGAACACTATCTCAGCATTCTGATCACAGCGATCTTTATTGAGAATCTCGCATTATCGTTTTTTCTCGGCATGTGTACGTTCTTAGCGATCAGCAAGAATGTCAAAACGGCCATCGGGCTCGGCATCGCCGTGATTGTGATCCAAGCCATCACGGTGCCGGCCAATCAGCTGATTTACTCGTTTCTGCTGAAGAAAGGGGCCTTGGTATGGGCGAATAGCCTGATCGATCCGTCAACGATCGATTTTTCCACGGTCAATTTGGAATTCCTCAGTTTCATCAGCTACATCGGAGTCATCGCGGCGATGGTTCAGATTTTGGAGATGACGCTCGATAAGTTCTTCCCACCGCTCTACAACGCCTTAGGGATTTTCTTGCCCCTGATCACGGTGAACTGCGCCATTCTGGGCGGGTCGTTGTTCATGGAGCAGCGGAAATACGACTTTGTTGAAGCCTGTTTCTACGGGCTTGGCAGCGGCGTCGGTTGGGCGCTAGCGATTGCCGCTTTGGCTGGCATTCGTGAGAAGATGAAGTACAGCGACGTGCCTCCGCCACTTCGTGGACTTGGCATTACGTTCATTACCGTCGGCTTGATGGCGTTAGCTTTCATGTCGTTTGGCGGTATACAACTTTAG
- a CDS encoding NADH:ubiquinone reductase (Na(+)-transporting) subunit D, producing MASPKIKQVLFGPVIDNNPIALQILGICSALAVTTKMETSIVMAVAVIFVTAFSNLAVSAIRHYIPSSIRIIVQMTVIASLVIVVDQFLKAYLFDISKQLSVFVGLIITNCIVMGRAEGFAMKNGPAISFLDGIGNGIGYGMVLLVVAFFRELFGSGTLFGIEILPLTRNGGWYNPNNLMLLPPSAFFLIGFLIWAIRAFKPEQIEEA from the coding sequence ATGGCATCCCCGAAAATCAAACAAGTCCTGTTTGGACCGGTCATCGACAACAATCCAATTGCACTTCAAATCCTGGGGATCTGTAGTGCCTTGGCAGTAACGACGAAGATGGAAACGTCGATCGTGATGGCAGTCGCGGTCATCTTCGTGACCGCATTTAGTAACTTGGCGGTCAGTGCAATTCGCCACTACATTCCCAGCAGCATTCGGATCATCGTACAAATGACGGTGATCGCATCTTTGGTCATCGTGGTTGATCAATTCTTGAAGGCTTACCTGTTCGACATCAGCAAACAATTGTCGGTCTTTGTTGGACTGATCATTACCAACTGCATCGTGATGGGTCGAGCAGAAGGGTTTGCGATGAAGAATGGCCCCGCCATCAGCTTTTTGGATGGGATTGGCAACGGCATCGGATACGGCATGGTATTGCTTGTCGTTGCATTTTTCCGAGAGTTGTTTGGTAGCGGTACCCTGTTCGGAATCGAAATCCTGCCGCTGACGCGGAACGGTGGTTGGTACAACCCGAACAACTTGATGTTACTCCCTCCGAGTGCGTTCTTCCTGATCGGTTTCTTGATCTGGGCCATTCGCGCTTTCAAGCCTGAACAAATCGAAGAGGCTTAA
- a CDS encoding Na(+)-translocating NADH-quinone reductase subunit C produces MQQRDSVFYTIAVAAVLCVVCSLAVSAAAVRLRPKQEANKLLDRQRNILDASGLAMGEFGLPANRLSRGQVADLYSRVSEALVDLSTGKYNTELNIEEYDPREAVDKPEMSIAIEDPEYDLGEQRREKVARVFFVKKPGDDRIQQVVLPVYGKGLWSTLYGYLALKSDLRTIEGLTFYEHGETPGLGGEVDNPAWKSEWSGQKLYDESGKPASLVFKGPAPPENPYAVDGLSGATITSRGVTNLIRYWASDDGYGPFLGQLKEQIAAESADSKPDQGDK; encoded by the coding sequence ATGCAACAACGTGATTCAGTTTTCTACACGATTGCCGTCGCTGCGGTCTTGTGCGTGGTCTGCTCCTTAGCGGTTAGCGCTGCGGCGGTTCGGCTGCGACCGAAACAGGAAGCCAACAAGCTGCTCGATCGCCAACGCAACATTCTCGATGCGTCGGGTTTGGCGATGGGCGAGTTTGGGTTGCCCGCAAATCGGCTTTCCCGCGGCCAAGTCGCGGATCTGTATTCGCGAGTTAGCGAAGCATTGGTGGACCTTAGCACCGGTAAATACAACACCGAGTTGAACATCGAAGAGTACGATCCTCGTGAAGCGGTTGATAAACCGGAAATGAGCATTGCGATCGAAGACCCCGAATATGATCTCGGGGAACAACGCCGCGAAAAAGTCGCTCGCGTGTTCTTTGTCAAGAAGCCAGGCGACGATCGAATTCAACAAGTGGTGCTACCGGTTTACGGCAAAGGACTTTGGTCGACGCTTTACGGCTACCTTGCTTTAAAGAGCGATCTAAGAACGATCGAGGGTCTGACTTTTTATGAGCATGGCGAGACCCCGGGTCTTGGCGGCGAAGTGGACAACCCAGCTTGGAAATCCGAATGGTCGGGTCAGAAGCTTTACGACGAGAGCGGCAAACCAGCCTCCTTGGTGTTTAAGGGCCCGGCACCTCCGGAAAACCCCTATGCAGTCGATGGATTGTCCGGTGCAACCATTACCAGTCGTGGGGTCACCAATTTGATTCGCTACTGGGCAAGTGATGATGGATACGGGCCTTTTCTCGGCCAATTGAAAGAGCAAATCGCAGCCGAGTCGGCTGACAGCAAGCCTGATCAGGGAGACAAATAG